The following coding sequences are from one Granulicella sp. L56 window:
- a CDS encoding glycosyltransferase codes for MSHFGVLSYKGTGHLNPLITLSRELVARGHRVTFFHDAELKARICPHGLGFFPIAAARDSSGEDTCSSRRQRPSSALAVLRYRVHRTVNDMERFLREAPQALTRAGVDALIVDELALAGPTIAEMLCLPYFVISTSVPHNFGWSAPRRIAPRRSIFTRVQNALLEISVFRMRGPVRRRLDNFRRQVGLGPIRLIKQAFPELAHITQLPQCLDFPRSGLPPTFHYTGPFVDEAARLSMKFSWDQLDGRPVVYASLGTTLKGEPATFRLIAKACDGLGVQLVIALGDRRDPEMFHDMPGKPLIVRNAPQLELLKRSEIVITHAGANTVFETLMQGKPMVAIPQYFDQPAIAARLAWLRAAIVLRPGKLSVQEIRSALATVLSDPSYGNAARGIQAKIRSAHGLERAVDLIEQALGNHAGGFGRSFDT; via the coding sequence ATGTCGCACTTCGGGGTACTGTCCTATAAAGGGACCGGTCATTTGAACCCGCTCATCACACTATCCCGAGAGTTAGTGGCTCGAGGACACAGAGTCACGTTCTTCCACGATGCTGAATTGAAAGCCCGCATCTGTCCACACGGACTGGGGTTCTTCCCAATCGCTGCGGCCAGGGACAGTTCCGGAGAGGATACGTGCTCCAGTCGTCGGCAAAGGCCTTCTTCGGCCCTCGCTGTTCTGCGCTATCGCGTACACCGTACCGTCAACGACATGGAAAGGTTCCTGCGCGAAGCTCCCCAGGCACTTACTCGTGCAGGAGTCGATGCTCTCATCGTCGATGAGCTTGCGCTCGCTGGACCAACGATAGCTGAGATGTTGTGCTTGCCCTATTTCGTAATCTCGACTTCTGTGCCTCATAATTTTGGATGGTCTGCTCCCCGTCGAATCGCACCGCGGAGATCCATTTTCACTCGGGTGCAGAACGCGCTGCTGGAGATCTCCGTGTTCCGAATGAGAGGCCCTGTTCGGCGAAGGCTGGACAACTTTAGACGGCAAGTCGGGCTCGGACCAATCCGGCTGATTAAGCAGGCATTTCCCGAACTCGCGCATATAACGCAATTGCCGCAGTGCCTGGATTTCCCGCGATCAGGGTTACCCCCTACCTTCCACTACACCGGACCATTCGTAGACGAAGCCGCAAGACTTTCTATGAAGTTCTCGTGGGATCAGCTCGATGGACGACCGGTAGTTTATGCATCTTTAGGAACAACCTTGAAGGGTGAACCGGCAACATTCCGCTTGATTGCCAAAGCCTGCGATGGACTGGGCGTGCAGTTGGTGATTGCACTCGGAGACCGCCGTGATCCCGAGATGTTCCATGACATGCCCGGAAAGCCGCTGATTGTAAGGAATGCTCCGCAACTCGAGCTCTTGAAGAGATCAGAGATCGTAATTACGCATGCCGGGGCAAACACCGTATTCGAAACACTTATGCAGGGGAAGCCGATGGTTGCCATTCCACAATACTTTGACCAACCCGCAATCGCTGCACGCCTTGCGTGGCTGAGGGCCGCGATAGTGCTGCGCCCAGGGAAGCTTTCAGTGCAAGAAATCCGCTCCGCACTCGCAACAGTACTCAGTGACCCAAGCTATGGGAATGCAGCGAGAGGTATACAGGCCAAGATCCGCTCGGCGCATGGACTGGAGAGGGCCGTCGATTTAATCGAGCAGGCTCTGGGGAATCATGCCGGAGGCTTCGGACGCAGTTTTGATACTTAA